One Kribbella sp. NBC_00662 genomic region harbors:
- a CDS encoding dihydrodipicolinate synthase family protein has translation MELKLPVPGGLETYRLIGQPVAQGTCSPARSRVAFAAAHVVADPLGNNSPGAPAVVDWEHTLEFRRYLWSLGLSVAEAMDTAQRGMGLDWTATQELIRRSATEAPDGRIAVGAGTDQLASGKHSLEDVIAAYEEQFAVAEAAGAQPIMMASRALCAAAESPDDYRKVYDRLLTQSTRPVILHWLGPMFDPALEGYWGSESFESAMAFVVDLINDHVEKVDGIKISLLDASYEVALRNRLPEGVRLYTGDDFNYPELIRGDENRHSDALLGIFAAIAPAAAAALKALDSGDLAGYDRVFAPTVPLARQIFSAPTYYYKTGIAFLAWLNGHQPGFTMVGGLQTGRSLPHLADTFRLADQAGVLTDPELAVDRFRQLLRVNGVDA, from the coding sequence ATGGAGCTGAAACTTCCCGTTCCCGGCGGGCTGGAGACCTATCGGCTGATCGGACAGCCGGTTGCTCAGGGCACCTGTTCTCCGGCGCGGTCGCGGGTTGCGTTTGCGGCGGCTCATGTGGTGGCGGATCCGTTGGGGAACAACTCGCCGGGGGCTCCTGCGGTGGTGGATTGGGAGCATACGCTGGAGTTCCGGCGGTATTTGTGGTCGTTGGGGTTGTCGGTGGCCGAGGCTATGGATACGGCTCAGCGTGGGATGGGGTTGGACTGGACGGCTACGCAGGAGCTGATTCGGCGGTCGGCGACTGAGGCGCCGGACGGCCGGATCGCGGTCGGGGCTGGGACGGATCAGCTTGCTTCGGGCAAGCATTCGCTGGAAGACGTGATCGCCGCCTACGAAGAGCAGTTCGCGGTGGCGGAGGCGGCCGGAGCGCAGCCGATCATGATGGCCAGTCGGGCCTTGTGCGCGGCAGCAGAATCCCCCGACGACTACCGCAAGGTGTACGACCGCCTGCTCACCCAGTCGACCCGACCAGTCATCCTCCACTGGCTCGGCCCCATGTTCGACCCTGCCCTGGAAGGTTACTGGGGCAGCGAATCGTTCGAGTCCGCCATGGCGTTCGTCGTCGACCTGATCAACGACCACGTCGAGAAGGTCGACGGCATCAAGATCTCGTTGCTCGACGCATCGTATGAAGTTGCCCTGCGCAACCGTCTGCCGGAAGGCGTGCGCCTCTACACCGGAGACGACTTCAACTATCCCGAGCTGATCCGCGGCGACGAGAACAGACACAGCGACGCCCTCCTCGGGATCTTCGCCGCAATCGCTCCCGCCGCCGCGGCCGCGCTGAAGGCCCTGGACTCCGGCGACCTGGCGGGCTACGACCGGGTCTTCGCCCCGACCGTCCCGCTGGCGAGGCAGATCTTCTCCGCGCCCACCTACTACTACAAGACCGGAATCGCCTTCCTGGCGTGGCTCAACGGCCACCAGCCCGGCTTCACGATGGTCGGCGGGCTGCAGACGGGACGCTCGCTGCCGCATCTGGCCGACACGTTCCGCCTGGCCGACCAGGCCGGCGTACTCACCGATCCTGAGCTCGCCGTCGACCGCTTCCGACAACTGTTGCGCGTGAACGGTGTCGACGCATGA
- a CDS encoding SDR family NAD(P)-dependent oxidoreductase, producing MDKLLENKVIFIAGAGRGIGAAAARLFVAEGAQVMLAARTESQLETLAKELDAAYTVCDLADPDSVRAAVDRTVTEYGRLDAAFNNGAIGQPPGPMDGLSQEAFDQVYGVNLRGVWSAIVAEVGAIRATAGHGSIVNTSSVGSFAGNPALPAYGAMKRAVNSLTESAAITYGPENIRVNAIAPGTTLTEMLQDWDRATPGVIDALNARTPLGRGADPGEVAQAVAWLLSDRASYVTGAVLRVDGGLGV from the coding sequence ATGGACAAACTGCTCGAGAACAAAGTCATCTTCATCGCCGGGGCCGGTCGCGGGATCGGCGCCGCGGCCGCCCGCTTGTTCGTCGCCGAAGGCGCTCAGGTGATGCTCGCGGCCCGCACCGAGTCGCAGTTGGAGACCCTCGCGAAGGAGCTCGACGCCGCGTACACGGTCTGCGATCTGGCCGATCCCGACTCGGTCCGGGCGGCGGTCGATCGGACGGTGACGGAGTACGGGCGGCTGGACGCCGCCTTCAACAACGGCGCGATCGGCCAGCCGCCAGGTCCGATGGACGGGCTCAGCCAGGAGGCGTTCGACCAGGTGTACGGCGTGAATCTGCGAGGAGTGTGGTCCGCGATCGTGGCCGAGGTCGGCGCGATCCGGGCCACTGCCGGGCATGGCAGCATCGTCAACACGTCGAGTGTCGGCAGCTTCGCCGGCAACCCGGCGCTCCCGGCGTACGGCGCGATGAAGCGGGCGGTGAACAGCCTGACCGAGTCAGCTGCGATCACCTACGGGCCCGAGAACATCCGGGTCAACGCGATCGCGCCCGGGACGACGCTCACCGAGATGCTGCAGGACTGGGACCGCGCGACGCCCGGCGTCATCGACGCGCTGAACGCGCGGACGCCGCTCGGCCGGGGTGCTGACCCTGGTGAAGTGGCCCAGGCCGTCGCCTGGCTGCTCAGCGACCGGGCGTCGTACGTGACCGGTGCCGTGCTGCGGGTGGACGGCGGCCTGGGCGTGTAA
- a CDS encoding sugar phosphate isomerase/epimerase family protein has product MNRYSLNQATTKYWPLENVVAASAAVGLEWIGLWREPIQEYGVDKAAKLVADAGLKVSSLCRSGFFTSTDPAERKAKIEDNRRAIDEAATIGTSVLVLVSGGLPAGSRDLDGARAMVRDGLAELAPYAEERGVKLAVEALHPMFCSDRCVVSSLGGALDLAEQFPASQVGVIVDAYHLWWDADVYRQIERAGERILSYQVSDWVVPLPEDTLLGRGMMGDGSIELRRLREACDAAGYDGPVEVEIFNQQLWDAPGQEVFDLALARYKEHVI; this is encoded by the coding sequence ATGAATCGCTACAGCCTCAACCAGGCAACCACGAAGTACTGGCCGCTCGAGAACGTCGTCGCCGCGAGCGCGGCCGTCGGCCTGGAATGGATCGGCCTGTGGCGCGAGCCCATCCAGGAGTACGGCGTCGACAAGGCCGCGAAGCTGGTCGCCGACGCCGGGCTGAAGGTTTCATCCCTCTGCCGCAGCGGCTTCTTCACCTCGACCGACCCGGCCGAGCGCAAGGCGAAGATCGAGGACAACCGTCGCGCGATCGACGAGGCAGCGACGATCGGCACGTCGGTCCTTGTCCTCGTCAGCGGCGGTCTGCCCGCGGGTTCACGTGATCTCGACGGTGCGCGCGCGATGGTGCGAGACGGCCTGGCCGAGCTTGCGCCGTACGCCGAGGAACGTGGCGTGAAGCTCGCCGTCGAGGCGTTGCACCCGATGTTCTGCTCGGACCGCTGCGTCGTGTCGTCGCTCGGCGGCGCGCTCGACCTGGCCGAGCAGTTCCCGGCCTCGCAGGTCGGCGTGATCGTGGACGCGTACCACTTGTGGTGGGACGCGGACGTGTACCGGCAGATCGAGCGGGCCGGTGAGCGGATCCTGTCGTACCAGGTCAGCGACTGGGTGGTCCCGCTGCCCGAGGACACGCTGCTCGGGCGCGGCATGATGGGCGACGGTTCGATCGAGCTGCGCCGGCTGCGCGAGGCCTGCGACGCGGCGGGGTACGACGGGCCGGTCGAGGTCGAGATCTTCAACCAGCAACTGTGGGACGCGCCTGGCCAGGAGGTCTTCGACCTGGCGCTGGCGCGGTACAAGGAACACGTCATCTAG
- a CDS encoding helix-turn-helix transcriptional regulator codes for MDKAELAAFLRSRRERVTPAEVGLSAGRRRRTPGLRREEVAQLAYISTEYYTRLEQARAPHPSSEVLAGLSRALRMNDAERNYLHHLAGVPPIRPVGPPREVRQSILDLLDRLPNAAAIVLSAAYEVIAWNHLATALMEDFSVRSRDERNLIRRAFLTGDVGHVYSVADSERFARSSVNHLRSTVARYPDDPELRELVSDLLAGSPEFTDLWEARELAAEPTLCKSFQHPLVGLVTVNCDALSIPDRDQQVIIYTATPGSPSEEALRLLSVVGTQRLDLPG; via the coding sequence GTGGACAAGGCAGAACTGGCAGCATTCCTGCGCAGCCGGCGCGAGCGGGTCACGCCGGCAGAGGTCGGTCTGTCCGCCGGACGACGACGCCGTACGCCGGGACTGCGCCGCGAGGAAGTCGCCCAACTGGCCTACATCTCCACCGAGTACTACACGCGTCTCGAACAGGCGCGTGCACCGCATCCGTCCAGCGAGGTGCTCGCCGGACTGTCCCGCGCACTCCGGATGAACGATGCCGAGCGCAACTATCTCCATCACCTGGCCGGCGTGCCGCCGATCCGCCCGGTCGGGCCGCCGCGCGAGGTACGGCAGAGCATCCTCGATCTCCTCGACCGATTGCCGAACGCGGCCGCGATCGTCCTGTCGGCGGCGTACGAGGTGATCGCGTGGAACCACCTGGCAACGGCGCTGATGGAGGACTTCTCGGTCCGCTCCCGAGACGAGCGGAACCTGATCCGCCGGGCGTTCCTGACCGGCGACGTCGGCCACGTGTACTCCGTCGCGGATTCCGAGCGATTCGCCCGCAGCTCGGTGAACCACCTGCGATCGACCGTCGCGCGCTACCCGGACGATCCCGAACTCCGGGAGCTGGTGTCGGACCTGCTGGCCGGGAGCCCGGAGTTCACCGATCTCTGGGAGGCCCGCGAGCTCGCCGCCGAACCGACCCTGTGCAAGTCCTTCCAGCACCCGCTCGTCGGCCTCGTCACGGTGAACTGCGACGCCCTCTCGATCCCGGACCGCGACCAGCAGGTGATCATCTACACCGCGACGCCCGGCTCCCCGTCGGAAGAGGCACTCCGCCTACTGTCCGTGGTCGGCACCCAGCGTCTCGACCTGCCGGGCTGA
- a CDS encoding N-acetyltransferase family protein, translating to MQTDERIRPARREDLPALVELVYALADYERAPDECHLTADQLETALFGSNPAVFCHVAEHEGEIAGCAIWFLNFSTWRGVHGIYLEDLFVRPETRGTGLGKALLTALARECVQNNYERLEWSVLNWNTPAIDFYKSLGATPQDDWTVYRLTDEALTKLGS from the coding sequence ATGCAGACCGACGAACGGATCCGCCCTGCCCGGCGAGAGGACCTCCCCGCGCTCGTGGAGCTGGTGTACGCGCTGGCGGACTACGAACGCGCCCCCGACGAGTGCCACCTGACCGCCGACCAACTGGAGACCGCCCTCTTCGGCTCCAACCCAGCGGTCTTCTGCCATGTCGCCGAACACGAGGGCGAGATCGCCGGCTGCGCGATCTGGTTCCTCAACTTCTCCACCTGGCGCGGCGTCCACGGCATCTACCTCGAAGACCTCTTCGTCCGCCCCGAAACCCGAGGCACCGGCCTGGGCAAGGCCCTCCTCACAGCCCTGGCCCGAGAATGCGTCCAGAACAACTACGAACGCCTCGAATGGTCCGTCCTCAACTGGAACACCCCCGCCATCGACTTCTACAAGTCCCTCGGCGCCACCCCCCAAGACGACTGGACCGTCTACCGCCTGACCGACGAAGCCCTCACCAAACTCGGCTCATAG
- a CDS encoding sugar phosphate isomerase/epimerase family protein — protein sequence MTIPAGGIGMHLYTMRDVLAEDYPGTLKRLAGIGYQTVGVSGRFDHSAEEIRSYADDAGLKIVLEHVGYKRMADDWAGALADVQTLGAQWAVVPSIPSEQHSIEGFKAAAAAFTEAGKAARDAGLKLLFHNHGRDFDEVDGQVLYDILLGVDPELLGFELDLYWAVDGGHDPAKLFQEHPGRFPALHVKDMAEDGSWEDVGAGKLDFGAMFEHAQAGGVEQWLVEHDKPTDAWKSAERSYRGLTEIRY from the coding sequence ATGACTATTCCCGCCGGTGGTATCGGGATGCACCTCTACACGATGCGGGACGTCCTGGCCGAGGACTACCCGGGGACGCTGAAGCGCCTCGCCGGGATCGGCTACCAGACGGTCGGGGTGAGCGGCCGGTTCGACCACAGTGCCGAGGAGATCCGGTCGTACGCCGACGACGCCGGGCTGAAGATCGTGCTCGAGCACGTCGGGTACAAGCGGATGGCCGACGACTGGGCGGGCGCGCTCGCCGATGTGCAGACGCTCGGCGCGCAGTGGGCCGTCGTACCGTCGATCCCGTCCGAGCAGCACTCGATCGAGGGCTTCAAGGCTGCTGCGGCGGCGTTCACCGAGGCCGGGAAGGCCGCGCGCGACGCCGGGCTGAAGCTGCTGTTCCACAACCACGGGCGCGACTTCGACGAGGTCGACGGGCAGGTGCTGTACGACATCCTGCTGGGCGTGGATCCGGAGCTGCTCGGCTTCGAGCTGGACCTGTACTGGGCGGTGGACGGCGGGCATGACCCGGCGAAGCTGTTCCAGGAGCACCCCGGCCGGTTCCCCGCGCTGCACGTCAAGGACATGGCCGAGGACGGTTCGTGGGAGGACGTCGGCGCCGGGAAGCTGGACTTCGGCGCGATGTTCGAGCACGCCCAGGCGGGCGGCGTCGAGCAGTGGCTGGTCGAGCACGACAAGCCCACCGACGCCTGGAAGTCGGCCGAACGCAGCTACCGCGGCCTGACCGAAATCCGGTACTGA
- a CDS encoding diguanylate cyclase domain-containing protein translates to MQNDPTVRLTAVRRLYEVSARMGAGRSLAETLQAVVDGVVNGLGFGIAVLNLRHADGKFEVIAVAGSPEAREALLGRVSAPDIFDTEFAIADAWGKLRFVPHERLPEGEVVGWVPDVPVSDDPGAWHPLDALFAPLYSPDGELVGMLSVDLPEDQRRPGPVHRELLEIFATQAGVAIDKARLADQLLAEKTRLEASEATFRLVFEGAGNGMATVGFDGPERGRILRVNDAFCRITGYVANDLLGARLAQFLRDEEPGSTRADLEDVAAGNGTYRFERVFTQPSGNAIWLGGTAAIVEQGADRPRILLIQIDDVTARKDAERELRHHAAHDPLTGLPNRRLLQHRFTKVLERTRATGRPGALLFCDLNHFKLVNDGYGHEAGDRALREIANRLTTAVRHGDTVARLGGDEFAVLAEDISGDDLTTLITRLESAVSRPLPNIAVEVTTSVGTVPITPTTTDLDTLLHEADQAMYVAKNRRP, encoded by the coding sequence GTGCAGAACGATCCAACGGTGCGGCTGACCGCCGTCCGTCGCCTGTACGAGGTGAGCGCCCGGATGGGCGCTGGGCGAAGCCTGGCCGAAACCCTGCAGGCTGTCGTCGACGGCGTCGTGAACGGGCTCGGGTTCGGGATCGCCGTACTGAACCTGCGGCACGCGGACGGGAAGTTCGAGGTGATCGCGGTCGCAGGCTCACCCGAGGCGCGCGAGGCGCTGCTCGGGCGGGTCAGCGCGCCGGACATCTTCGACACCGAGTTCGCGATCGCGGACGCGTGGGGAAAGCTCCGGTTCGTGCCGCACGAGCGGCTGCCCGAGGGCGAGGTGGTCGGGTGGGTGCCCGACGTACCCGTGTCCGACGACCCGGGCGCGTGGCACCCACTCGATGCGCTGTTCGCGCCGCTGTACTCGCCCGACGGCGAGCTGGTCGGAATGCTCTCGGTCGACCTGCCCGAGGACCAGCGGCGGCCCGGGCCGGTCCACCGGGAGCTGCTGGAGATCTTCGCCACCCAGGCCGGCGTGGCGATCGACAAGGCCCGGCTGGCCGACCAGCTGCTCGCCGAGAAGACCCGGCTGGAGGCGAGCGAGGCGACGTTCCGCCTGGTCTTCGAGGGCGCCGGCAACGGCATGGCGACGGTCGGCTTCGACGGACCGGAGCGCGGCCGGATCCTCCGCGTGAACGACGCCTTCTGCCGGATCACCGGGTACGTCGCCAACGATCTGCTCGGGGCGCGGCTGGCTCAGTTCCTCCGCGACGAGGAGCCGGGGTCGACCCGCGCGGATCTCGAAGATGTTGCCGCTGGCAACGGAACGTACCGTTTCGAACGGGTCTTCACGCAGCCCAGCGGAAACGCGATCTGGCTCGGCGGTACGGCGGCCATCGTCGAACAGGGCGCCGATCGGCCACGGATCCTGCTGATCCAGATCGACGACGTGACCGCCCGCAAAGATGCCGAACGCGAACTGCGCCATCACGCCGCGCACGATCCGCTCACCGGCCTGCCGAACCGGCGGTTGCTGCAGCACCGGTTCACGAAGGTGCTGGAGCGGACGCGTGCGACAGGACGTCCGGGCGCCTTGCTCTTCTGCGACCTGAACCACTTCAAACTCGTCAACGACGGCTACGGCCACGAGGCCGGCGACCGCGCGCTCCGAGAGATCGCCAACCGGTTGACCACGGCCGTCCGCCACGGCGACACCGTCGCCCGCCTCGGCGGCGACGAGTTCGCCGTACTGGCCGAGGACATCTCCGGCGACGACCTCACCACCCTCATCACCCGCCTCGAGTCCGCCGTCAGCCGCCCCCTCCCCAACATCGCGGTAGAGGTCACCACCAGCGTCGGCACAGTCCCCATCACCCCCACCACCACCGACCTAGACACCCTCCTCCACGAGGCCGACCAGGCCATGTACGTCGCAAAGAACCGCCGCCCGTAG
- a CDS encoding tetratricopeptide repeat protein, whose translation MRALSYGLGQQYFEERNYRGAIRALKPVVDETPDDVGTRLLLARAYYHAALLKPAEEHLLEVIQREPTEYYAHLMLARTLERQSRRDEAGKHRRIAAALTGDDELLQPH comes from the coding sequence ATGCGTGCACTGAGCTACGGACTGGGACAGCAGTACTTCGAGGAGCGGAACTACCGGGGCGCGATCCGCGCATTGAAGCCGGTCGTCGACGAGACGCCGGACGATGTCGGGACGCGACTGCTGCTGGCGCGGGCGTACTACCACGCGGCGCTGCTCAAGCCGGCCGAGGAGCATCTGCTCGAGGTGATCCAGCGGGAGCCGACGGAGTACTACGCCCACCTGATGCTGGCGCGGACGCTCGAACGACAGTCCCGCCGCGACGAGGCCGGGAAGCATCGCCGCATCGCGGCGGCACTGACCGGTGACGACGAATTGCTGCAACCGCACTAG
- a CDS encoding aldo/keto reductase, with protein sequence MAADTNKTRRIGDVEVSAIGLGGMPMSIEGRPDEARSIATIHAALDAGITLIDTADAYHLTATDDGHNESLIAKALASYGGDTSDVLVATKGGHLRPGDGSWTLDGSPKHIAEAAEASLKRLGVEAIGLYQFHRPDPKTPYEDSIGAIRDLLDAGKIRMAGISNANPDQIKQANEILGGRLVSVQNQFSPKFRSSEPELELCDELGIAFLPWSPLGGISNASELGAKYPAFQNLAAELGVSPQKLTLAWMLAKSPVVIPIPGSSRPETIRDSYSAVDVQLTPEQVAVLDASE encoded by the coding sequence ATGGCAGCTGACACGAACAAGACCCGCCGGATCGGCGACGTAGAAGTATCCGCGATCGGGCTCGGCGGGATGCCGATGTCGATCGAGGGGCGGCCCGACGAGGCTCGGTCGATCGCGACCATCCACGCGGCGCTGGACGCCGGGATCACGCTGATCGACACCGCCGACGCGTACCACCTGACCGCGACCGACGACGGCCACAACGAGAGCCTGATCGCGAAGGCGCTGGCGTCGTACGGCGGTGACACCTCCGACGTCCTGGTCGCGACGAAGGGCGGCCACCTGCGTCCCGGCGACGGCAGCTGGACGCTCGACGGCTCCCCGAAGCACATCGCGGAAGCCGCCGAGGCGTCGTTGAAGCGGCTCGGCGTCGAGGCGATCGGGCTGTACCAGTTCCACCGGCCCGACCCGAAGACGCCGTACGAGGACTCGATCGGCGCGATCCGCGACCTCCTCGACGCCGGCAAGATCCGGATGGCCGGCATCTCGAACGCGAACCCGGACCAGATCAAGCAGGCCAACGAGATCCTCGGCGGCCGGCTCGTCTCGGTCCAGAACCAGTTCTCGCCGAAGTTCCGCTCGAGCGAGCCGGAGCTGGAGCTGTGCGACGAGCTGGGCATCGCCTTCCTCCCGTGGTCCCCGCTCGGCGGCATCTCGAACGCGAGCGAGCTCGGCGCGAAGTACCCGGCCTTCCAGAACCTCGCGGCCGAGCTCGGCGTCAGCCCACAGAAGCTGACCCTCGCCTGGATGCTGGCCAAGTCGCCGGTCGTCATCCCGATCCCCGGCTCCAGCCGCCCGGAGACCATCCGCGACTCGTACTCCGCGGTGGACGTGCAGCTGACGCCGGAGCAGGTCGCAGTACTCGACGCCTCGGAATAA
- a CDS encoding alkaline phosphatase, whose amino-acid sequence MSVSRRRFLGYGGAGAAAVLLGTGAWDASTTYAGPSGTGNPFTLGVGSGDPQYDGVVLWTRLATDPYAVDGKGGMPARPVRVEYEIAYDENFRHVVRRSSVVATPELGHSVHPEVRGLLPDHVYYYRFRTGREVSLTGRTRTAPHPLTNPRELRFAFASCNAWQDGYFTAYDHMANEDLDLVVHLGDYIYESGVKTNKRGITTDPRFHTETFDLARYRLQYSLYKTEAPLQAAHAAHPWIHTFDDHEVENNWAGDLSQADTEPDQDPAVFRARRADAFQAMYENMPLRHAQMPAGPDIRYHRRLPYGRLADFTILDTRQHRTDQPCGDGDSSTCDDRFNPDNTMLGGKQRAWLLDGFRQSKAGWQVIGNQTPMGQTDWTPGPETHVWLDPWDGYVAERNKVLGAAQDSGVRNLVVITGDRHQNYALELKRDYANPASATVGTEFVGTSITSGGNGADMTDQGQQFLEANPHLKFFNSQRGYVRVTVDQKQWKSDFRVVPYVETPDAPITTRATYVVEDRRPHVHSA is encoded by the coding sequence ATGTCCGTGTCACGCCGTCGCTTCCTGGGGTACGGCGGTGCAGGCGCCGCCGCCGTACTGCTCGGCACCGGGGCCTGGGACGCCTCGACCACTTACGCCGGCCCGTCCGGCACCGGCAACCCGTTCACGCTCGGGGTCGGCTCGGGCGATCCGCAGTACGACGGTGTCGTGCTCTGGACCCGCCTCGCCACCGACCCGTACGCCGTCGACGGGAAGGGCGGGATGCCCGCGCGCCCGGTCCGGGTCGAGTACGAGATCGCGTACGACGAGAACTTCCGTCACGTCGTACGCCGATCCAGCGTCGTCGCCACACCCGAGCTCGGCCACTCCGTGCATCCCGAGGTCCGCGGCCTGCTGCCCGACCACGTGTACTACTACCGCTTCCGCACCGGCCGCGAGGTCTCGCTGACCGGCCGGACCCGGACCGCGCCGCACCCGCTGACGAACCCGCGCGAACTGCGGTTCGCGTTCGCGTCCTGCAACGCCTGGCAGGACGGGTACTTCACCGCGTACGACCACATGGCGAACGAGGATCTCGACCTGGTCGTCCATCTCGGCGACTACATCTACGAGTCCGGCGTGAAGACCAACAAACGCGGCATCACCACAGACCCGCGGTTCCACACCGAGACGTTCGACCTCGCCCGGTACCGCCTGCAGTACAGCCTCTACAAGACCGAGGCACCGCTGCAGGCCGCGCACGCCGCGCACCCGTGGATCCACACGTTCGACGACCACGAGGTCGAGAACAACTGGGCCGGCGACCTCTCGCAGGCCGACACCGAGCCGGACCAGGACCCGGCCGTGTTCCGGGCCCGTCGCGCCGACGCCTTCCAGGCCATGTACGAGAACATGCCGCTGCGGCACGCACAGATGCCGGCCGGCCCGGACATCCGCTACCACCGGCGCCTTCCGTACGGCCGGCTCGCGGACTTCACCATCCTCGACACCCGCCAGCACCGCACCGACCAGCCGTGCGGCGACGGCGACTCGTCCACCTGTGACGACCGGTTCAACCCGGACAACACGATGCTCGGCGGCAAGCAGCGCGCCTGGCTGCTCGACGGGTTCCGGCAGTCGAAGGCCGGGTGGCAGGTGATCGGCAACCAGACCCCGATGGGCCAGACCGACTGGACGCCGGGTCCGGAGACCCACGTCTGGCTGGACCCGTGGGACGGTTATGTTGCCGAGCGCAACAAGGTGCTCGGCGCCGCGCAGGACAGCGGCGTCCGCAACCTGGTCGTCATCACCGGCGACCGGCACCAGAACTACGCCCTCGAACTCAAGCGCGACTACGCGAACCCGGCCTCGGCCACGGTCGGCACCGAGTTCGTCGGTACGTCGATCACCAGCGGCGGCAACGGCGCCGACATGACCGATCAGGGCCAGCAGTTCCTCGAGGCGAACCCGCACCTGAAGTTCTTCAACTCCCAGCGCGGGTACGTCCGGGTCACGGTCGACCAGAAGCAGTGGAAGTCCGACTTCCGCGTCGTCCCGTACGTCGAGACGCCGGACGCCCCGATCACCACGCGGGCGACGTACGTCGTCGAAGACCGCCGTCCCCACGTGCACTCAGCCTGA